The Chamaesiphon minutus PCC 6605 DNA window CGGAAATAACAGATAAGTAAGTGGATTAATCGTAACGATAATATTCCGAAAATCTCGTTGTGCCAAGAAAATAATCGCCTCTGCCACCCAACTTGCAGACATCACCCCATAAGGGTTGAGCTGACTCTTGAAGGGGCCTAAAATTAATTTACGAATGATACAGGGTGCATCCAATCGCCGCAGTGTTATCAAGTCACCTAGCGTGCGTTTGGACAATTCATATAATGGACTCAAAGCCGGGTTTATTTCGGCTTCAGAAGTATTAATCCATAGTTCCTTGTGCGTGCGATCGGACGCATCTGTCACCATTCCGAGAAATAATTCGGCCATTCGGAGTGTCGAAAAAGTATTAACTTCATAGGACTCGAATACCTTGGCAGGAGATCGATCGCCGTAGACATTAATGCCATGATTGAGGATGAGAACATCTACTGCTTGCAGCTCGGATAATAATTCAGATTCAGATCCTAATTGCCAAGCTAAGACCTTTACACCTTCAGGAAAAATGGCGGCTGGATTTGTGGTAATTGCTACGACTTTGGCACCTTGAATAGACAATTGTGCCACCAGTTCTCGTCCTAAAGCACCGGAAGCACCAGTTACTGCAACTACTTTTCCATTTAGAGATAAACTGGTACCGATAATCCGATCGATCCAGAGAATGGCGACTAGTCCGATGATAAATTGCATGGTTAATGAATTAAGTAGCCGTTATCGTTGCTGGCCACGATCGATCTAAATTCATTATAGGAGAGTTCAAATGCTAAAAATCCGAATCGGTGCGTTATCGCTGTTAATTTGCTCGACGGCAATGATATCATGGGTGGCCAACGCCAGGATCGAATCTACCCAGGTAGTGGCACCAAAAAAAGTTGCGCTCGACAATAGCTCCAAGCGCGCGTTGGTAAAAGAATTGATGACAAAAATCGGTATCGATCGTAAATACGATCTCTATGTTGGTGGTAATGCCGATTTGTCTTTACCAGTTGGAGCCAAACCCAAATTTAGACAATGGATGCAAAAATTAATTGCTAGTGAAGCTGGCTGGAAAAAAATCGAAGATCGATATCTTGCCAGATTTGAGGCTAACTTCTCGGAAAATGAGTTGCGAGAGTTATTACAACTAGCTAAACAACCTGCCATGCAAAAGCTAGTACGGACAGAAATTCAAGCTTATATCGATACTGCCGAAACCAGACAGAAATTCTTATCGCAGTTATGGGATGAATATAATTCCGGCAAGTTTACTCCCCCCGCAGAGATTACTCGCTAATCGACTAATTTCTAAAAAATGAGCCGATTAATGCAAAAAAGAACGGAATGATAATCAGTCCTAATAAAAATGACCATCCCCACCGCCGGATAAAAGGGATCGGGTGTTTGGGTAATGTTTTTTCGACATCTTCGGCGTTGAGCTTCCAGCCGCGACTACAGACATCGCACAGTAGGGAATACTGTTTTTCGGTAATCCATGAAAAAATCCAATATAGGTGAGCGTAGCGATACTGTAAGATAACTCGAAACGGACGCTCCCGCTCGCAAGTTTCGCAATGTCGGTGCTCGACAGCACCTAAGTCTACTCATTCGTGACAAGTTAAGAAAATCAGAGATTTGTCAAAAGGGTAATAAAAAGATGCCAAACTGTTTCTAGTCAAGAGTTTGAGGGAATAGAGGCCTGATGACCAGCCGCCGAAGAAGTAACCGCGACCACGCCAAAAAGAACCACCAACCAGGTGTGGAAGATGAGATCATCGCCGCTCAAGTAGAGGCTTTATTGACACCAGCAATTTTCAATCAAAGTCATTACTACCGACAATTAGGGCTGAGAAATCGGCTGTTAAATTTACCCTTGATGATGGCAGCAGTGCTGACGCTACTGTGGCGGAATGTGCCAGGAGTCAGAGAACTAAGCCGAATGTTAGGGCGAGAAGGATTTTTGTGGTGTGAGCCAACACAAGTAAGTCAACAGGCGATTGCACAAAGATTTCTGACCTTTCCATCTGAGTTATTTGAGAGAGTGTTTAAGGAATTACTGCCAGAATTTAGAGTGAAGTGGCACCAGAGAAAACAGCGATTGTTGCCACAAAGCATTGAATTTGCTCAAGCAAAATTTGAGCGGATTTGGGCATGTGATGGCTCCACATTGGAAGCGATATTCAAGAAATTAGATAGCTTATCTGATGTGCCAATCGGACAACTAGCGGGAAAAATGGGAGTAGTCATAGATTTGGTGACGAGATTGCCGATTGAAATCTGGTTTAGAGAAAATCCCAAAGCTTCAGATGTTAATTTTGAGAAAGATATCCTGAATTTAGTAACATCGGGCACTTTATTGCTCTTGGATCGAGGCTTCTATCATTTCCAATTTTGGCAAGAATTAATTAACAGAGATATTCATTTTATTACTCGATTAAAAAAAGGTGCATCGCTACAGATAGAGCGAGTATTTAGCAATAGTTATAGTATCCGTGACCGAATAGTGCGGATGGGGTCTGGCACCAAAAAGACTCCATATATAACTGTAAGATTAGTCGAAATTAAAGTGGGTAAAGTCTGGTATTCTTATCTAACTAGTGTACTCGACCCATTGAATCTTCCTCCCTATGTAGTCGCCGATTTGTACGGAAGACGGTGGCGAATTGAAGAGGCTTTTAATACTGTTAAACGATTGCTCGGGTTGAGTTATTTATGGACTGGTTCAGTTAATGGAATTAAATTACAGATGTGGGGGACTTGGCTGTTTTATGCAGTTCTAGTCGATTTAGGTGATGCTGTAGCTGATGAATTATCTCTCCCATTCGACCGCATTTCTTTAGAGATGATTTATCGAGGTCTTTATCACTTTCATGTAGCTCATCATAAAGGTTTAGCTGCCAATCCAGTCACCTATTTTGCTGCCCCAGAGAATCAAGATTTAGGTATTGTTAAAACTGTTCGTAAACCTAATGTTAAGTTAATTATTGCACCTTTTCCTGATTCTATGAGTCGAACAGACAATTTTTTCTTCGACTCATCGCCTCAAGCCCGCTTGACAAGTGCGATCGCTTCTTAACTTGTCACTAATGAAGTCTACTGAGTTACCACCAGAACCCCAAATAATCCAGCCAATCATTGGTTTTCAGCTCCCAACTAAATTTACCTACCATAACTACAAGAGTTACTATTTCAATTCCGTTAGACTCGCCAAAATATTTATGTAGCACGATCTTTCTAAAGAAAGGGGTATATTAGATGTAACGTCTATGAGGATCGAATATGTTTAAACGAATTGCATCAGAAGCTCTTGGTATCAGCGATATCGGCATTATTGTCTCGCCAGCCGACTATGATAAGGTAGCTGCGGATGATTATGTATTTCATGAAGATGGAGAGAAGATATTTTTCTTAATTAAATCTAAGAAAGATGAATACTGCTTCACAAATTTAGCCCTAATTCATGTCGATGGCGATTCGGCAATCTCTAGCAAAAGAGCTGTCAAACGTTATGACTATTCTAGCCACAAAGTATCGCAAGTCTCGATCGAGACTGCTGGCACGATCGATTTAGATGTCGAACTCAAGTTTGTCTTAGAAGGCGTAATGCCGTTTAGTATCGATCTCGAAAAAAAATGTATTGAAGCACTCAAAGATATTTATAAAGCACTGATTAGTATTAGCAAGATTCAAAGCAAAGAAGAGATCGCTCGCGACAATGCGGTATTGTGCTTGCAAGCTGTATCTTCGATGTATAAGCTCAACAATGTTGAGAGTGAAGACACGATCGTCAAGCATTATAATTCAATGCTGACAAATCTGAATGCAACAATGCTAGAGCGTTATACCAAGCGAGACTTTAGTAATATTTTCGAGAAGTACATTAAGAACTAAGAGCTAAAGATTAAAAATTGTGGAACCACTAGCCAGGGCAGAATTAGCATTAGCGGGTTTGTCGATCGGCGATGCTTTCGGACAAATGTTTTTTGGGAATACCGAAACAATGTCCATGGCGATCGATCTGCGAGCATTACCCGCCCCGCCTTGGTATCTAACTGATGATTCGATTATGGCAATTGGCATTGTCGAAACATTACGAGCTTGCGGTGAAATCGATCGCGATTATTTAGCCAGTAGATTTGCGGCTAACTATAGTAGAAATCGCCGTCGCGGCTATGGCGGGATGGCGCATCACATCCTCCAAAAATTGTGCAAGGGTGAAGACTGGCGAAAAGTTGCACCAGCGGTTTTCGATGGGATGGGTTCTTATGGCAATGGTGCGGCGATGCGGGTAGCTCCGCTGGGTGCTTTCTACGCTGACGATTTGGAACGCTTGCAAATCCAAGCGATCGCGTCAGCGGAAGTCACCCACAGTCATCTCGAAGGTAAAGTCGGTGCCTTAGCGATCTCCCTGGCGGCAGCGTGGGCATGGCACCATCGGGAGGATAATAAGTATCATCCTCCCGATTTATTTTCTTTTATTCTCGATCGATTGCCAGAGAGCGACACCAAAAACGGCATCTACAGAGCCAGTGAATTACCACTCGAATACAGCATTGCTACCGCAGTATCGGCACTCGGCAATGGAACGATGGTATCGGCTCAAGATACGGTGCCGTTTACCCTCTGGTGCGCCGCCAGACATCTGGATGATTTTGAAGCAGCAATGTGGGCGACAGTTAGCGGATTAGGAGATCGAGATACTACTTGTGCGCTCGTTGGTGGGATCGTGGCTTTATATGTAGGCGAGGCGGGAATTCCTAAAGATTGGCAAGCGGCGCGAGAATCTCTAACTGACTGGGAATCCGCCGAAGTGGATTGGGAATAAATCGATGGCGACATGCTTGAGATTTAATTAAGAATTACAGCAGATCTCAACGACTATTTGCCGAAACTACAGCCTGTTACCGACACTTTGGCGGAGGATCTGCCCGATCCCACCGATCTAGATCTGCTGATGTACGGTAGCTCGATGAGATCGATCGACAGTTTTAAAGCCTCAAGTTACCTTCCAGAGCCGATTTGCGGGGCTTGAAGTTTAGTTTTTCAGATAAGTTAGATTTGGGTGCGATCGCAACTAGACGAACGAAGCAAAACGTAATAAGATTCACGCAGTGGAACGAAGCATCGCTTGTACGAAGCGAAGTCTAGTCCACGGAGTGAGGCTGTAGTAAAAAAGACTGTAGTTTAAAAAAATTAACACCGCGCGATGCCCATAACCGATCGCGAATGGGGAATAGTAAATAACACCTACCTTCTTTTCGATCTTAGCTAACTACACATTAAATCGATCGTTATTTATTATTGGGGGCATAGAAGGCGTGGGTTTTTTCAATCGCTTTTCCTTATCCAGGGATATGGGTATGGACCTGGGAACTGCTAATACATTGGTCTATGTATCTGGCAAAGGTATCGTTCTGGCAGAACCTTCAGTAGTGGCGATGGACCAAAAGACTAAAATGCCACTAGCTGTAGGTATCGAAGCCAAAAAAATGTTGGGGAGAACCCCCGGCGATGTAATTGCGCTCCGTCCGCTTCGCGATGGCGTAATTGCTGACTTCGATATTGCAGAAGTGATGTTAAAAGAGTTTATTCGTCGTGCGAATGAAGGAAGTAACGTCATCAGACCGCGTTTAGTTATTGGCATTCCCAGTGGTGTTACGGCTGTAGAACGGCGCGCGGTAATGGATGCAGCACTCCAAGCAGGTGCTAGTGAAGTATTCCTGATCGACGAACCGATCGCAGCGGCAATTGGTGCGGGGTTACCAGTCGGCGAACCGACTGGTAGCATGATCGTCGATATCGGTGGCGGCACGACAGAAGTCGCCGTGTTGAGTCTGCAAGGCTCGGTGATCAGCGAATCCGTGCGGATTGCTGGCGACGAGTTGAGCGATTCGATCGTCAGTTATATGAAGAAAGTTCATAACTTGACGATTGGGGAACGGACGGCAGAAGAAATCAAAATTCAGGTTGGTTCGGCCTATCCTACTCCAGAGGATAACGACATTACCATGGAAGTTCGCGGATTGCATCTGTTGTCTGGATTACCCCGGACGGTGACGATTAAAGGCCCCGAAATTCGCGAAAGTATGTCAGAACCCCTCTCGACGATCGTCGAAGCTGTAAAGCGGACACTGGAGCGGACTCCCCCAGAGTTGGCTTCGGATATTATCGATCGCGGGATCATGTTGGCTGGTGGCGGTGCCCATTTACGGGGGATCGATACGCTGATCTCGCATGAAACGGGGATCGTGACTCACATCGCTGACGATCCGCTCACCTGCGTGGTCTTGGGTACTGGCAAAGTCCTCGAAGATTTCAAAAATATGGATCGCGTCTTTAGCGGTCGCTCGCGAAGTCTGTAGATCCGAATGGGTGTAAGGTTTCCGGCATTCCTTACACCTTAACTTTTCATTTATAAAACAATCGCTAACAAGTCACAAACTACAACTCCCAAACTACAAACAAACTATGTTTACTCTGCGCCGCTGGTGGGATAAAAATGCCTTAAAACTAGCAGGATTCGGGACTCTCATCGTTGGTACTTACCTGGTGTTGCAAACTCAACATGCATTGGTATTTGAAGCATATAACGCTCTATCTCAACCATTTCAACCCAAAGTCAGACAGCTCGATTATCTCAAAACCGCTCAAGTACAACAACTCCAAAATGAATTGCAAGAGTTGAAGTATCAAAATCAACAACTCAAAAAATTAGCAGGTTATAGTGCGACGATTCCTACTAAAGGGGTCTTGGCACCGATCGTCATGCGGAGTGCCGATAATTGGTGGCAACAGCTTGTAATTGGCAAAGGCAGTGCCGACGGGATTGCTGTAGACCATGTGGTTGTCGGCACTGGCGGGGCGATCGGTCGCATCGTCAGCGTATCGCCGCATACCAGTCGCGTCCTGCTCATCAGCGACCCCAGCAATCGCATGGGTGTCACGGTGGGTGCGAGCCGCAATCTGGGAATTTTGCAAGGAACTCGTACCGAACGCGCCGTATTACAATTTTTCGATAAACGTCCGCAGGTCAAAAAAGGTGATGTCGTCTCCACTTCGACAGTAAGTCAACTCTTTCCGGCAGGATTGGCAGTAGGGAGAGTGGTTGAGACCAATCTCAATAAGTCTCCAGCTCCAGAAGCGATCGTGGAATTTACCGCTCCGCTAAATGCCCTCGAATGGGTGATGGTTCACCCTCACAATCCGCACGCGATCCAGACTGCACCAGTCGTACCAACCCCAACAGCCGCACCCGTATCCAAATCGGCTACAGCTACACCCGCACCCAAACCAGCAACATCGCTACCCAGTCCCAAACCAGCAACATCGGCACCCGCACCCAAACCAGCAACAGCCGCACCTGCTCCGAAACCACCAGCATAAATACGCTAGCAACTCATATCGATCGGCATGAATATTCATAATTTACCTCCGCTAGCTCGGACTGGACTGCACATCGCGATCGTTATTGGTTCGGTCGGCTTGTGCCTATTATTATTACCAACCCGCTTTCCAGGGATGGAAATTTTAGGCGTCGGCCCAAGCTGGCTAGTAATGTGGACGGTCGCCTGGAGCGTGCGCAGATCGCTGTGGCACGCAGCAACAGCAGGGATCGTCCTCGGACTGATTCAGGATGCCATGACTTTCCCCGCCACCACCGCACTCGGCACCGTCCCGACTCACGTCCTGAGTCTGACAGTTGTTGGCGTAATAGCTTTTTGGCTGCAAAAACGACGCTATTTAAGCGATACGATTGTATCGGTCAGTCTGGCTACTGTCTTATTGACGATCGTCTCGGAAGTAGTTA harbors:
- a CDS encoding bifunctional sterol desaturase/short chain dehydrogenase produces the protein MQFIIGLVAILWIDRIIGTSLSLNGKVVAVTGASGALGRELVAQLSIQGAKVVAITTNPAAIFPEGVKVLAWQLGSESELLSELQAVDVLILNHGINVYGDRSPAKVFESYEVNTFSTLRMAELFLGMVTDASDRTHKELWINTSEAEINPALSPLYELSKRTLGDLITLRRLDAPCIIRKLILGPFKSQLNPYGVMSASWVAEAIIFLAQRDFRNIIVTINPLTYLLFPIKEFFQSWYFRIFTKSEKITY
- a CDS encoding DUF2059 domain-containing protein, with product MLKIRIGALSLLICSTAMISWVANARIESTQVVAPKKVALDNSSKRALVKELMTKIGIDRKYDLYVGGNADLSLPVGAKPKFRQWMQKLIASEAGWKKIEDRYLARFEANFSENELRELLQLAKQPAMQKLVRTEIQAYIDTAETRQKFLSQLWDEYNSGKFTPPAEITR
- a CDS encoding IS4 family transposase — translated: MTSRRRSNRDHAKKNHQPGVEDEIIAAQVEALLTPAIFNQSHYYRQLGLRNRLLNLPLMMAAVLTLLWRNVPGVRELSRMLGREGFLWCEPTQVSQQAIAQRFLTFPSELFERVFKELLPEFRVKWHQRKQRLLPQSIEFAQAKFERIWACDGSTLEAIFKKLDSLSDVPIGQLAGKMGVVIDLVTRLPIEIWFRENPKASDVNFEKDILNLVTSGTLLLLDRGFYHFQFWQELINRDIHFITRLKKGASLQIERVFSNSYSIRDRIVRMGSGTKKTPYITVRLVEIKVGKVWYSYLTSVLDPLNLPPYVVADLYGRRWRIEEAFNTVKRLLGLSYLWTGSVNGIKLQMWGTWLFYAVLVDLGDAVADELSLPFDRISLEMIYRGLYHFHVAHHKGLAANPVTYFAAPENQDLGIVKTVRKPNVKLIIAPFPDSMSRTDNFFFDSSPQARLTSAIAS
- a CDS encoding PH domain-containing protein, with translation MFKRIASEALGISDIGIIVSPADYDKVAADDYVFHEDGEKIFFLIKSKKDEYCFTNLALIHVDGDSAISSKRAVKRYDYSSHKVSQVSIETAGTIDLDVELKFVLEGVMPFSIDLEKKCIEALKDIYKALISISKIQSKEEIARDNAVLCLQAVSSMYKLNNVESEDTIVKHYNSMLTNLNATMLERYTKRDFSNIFEKYIKN
- a CDS encoding ADP-ribosylglycohydrolase family protein — translated: MEPLARAELALAGLSIGDAFGQMFFGNTETMSMAIDLRALPAPPWYLTDDSIMAIGIVETLRACGEIDRDYLASRFAANYSRNRRRGYGGMAHHILQKLCKGEDWRKVAPAVFDGMGSYGNGAAMRVAPLGAFYADDLERLQIQAIASAEVTHSHLEGKVGALAISLAAAWAWHHREDNKYHPPDLFSFILDRLPESDTKNGIYRASELPLEYSIATAVSALGNGTMVSAQDTVPFTLWCAARHLDDFEAAMWATVSGLGDRDTTCALVGGIVALYVGEAGIPKDWQAARESLTDWESAEVDWE
- a CDS encoding rod shape-determining protein, yielding MGMDLGTANTLVYVSGKGIVLAEPSVVAMDQKTKMPLAVGIEAKKMLGRTPGDVIALRPLRDGVIADFDIAEVMLKEFIRRANEGSNVIRPRLVIGIPSGVTAVERRAVMDAALQAGASEVFLIDEPIAAAIGAGLPVGEPTGSMIVDIGGGTTEVAVLSLQGSVISESVRIAGDELSDSIVSYMKKVHNLTIGERTAEEIKIQVGSAYPTPEDNDITMEVRGLHLLSGLPRTVTIKGPEIRESMSEPLSTIVEAVKRTLERTPPELASDIIDRGIMLAGGGAHLRGIDTLISHETGIVTHIADDPLTCVVLGTGKVLEDFKNMDRVFSGRSRSL
- the mreC gene encoding rod shape-determining protein MreC, producing the protein MFTLRRWWDKNALKLAGFGTLIVGTYLVLQTQHALVFEAYNALSQPFQPKVRQLDYLKTAQVQQLQNELQELKYQNQQLKKLAGYSATIPTKGVLAPIVMRSADNWWQQLVIGKGSADGIAVDHVVVGTGGAIGRIVSVSPHTSRVLLISDPSNRMGVTVGASRNLGILQGTRTERAVLQFFDKRPQVKKGDVVSTSTVSQLFPAGLAVGRVVETNLNKSPAPEAIVEFTAPLNALEWVMVHPHNPHAIQTAPVVPTPTAAPVSKSATATPAPKPATSLPSPKPATSAPAPKPATAAPAPKPPA
- the mreD gene encoding rod shape-determining protein MreD, whose product is MNIHNLPPLARTGLHIAIVIGSVGLCLLLLPTRFPGMEILGVGPSWLVMWTVAWSVRRSLWHAATAGIVLGLIQDAMTFPATTALGTVPTHVLSLTVVGVIAFWLQKRRYLSDTIVSVSLATVLLTIVSEVVTGAQYLLQAAIEQSLAASLASLDYMWTDRAIVISISAILSGLWMPIFYYPLQLWWQKIFAATKLT